One stretch of Spirochaetota bacterium DNA includes these proteins:
- the rpmB gene encoding 50S ribosomal protein L28 has translation MAKCEVCGKSVLFGNSVSHSNKKTLKTWKPNVKRLRVMEKGRVMRKYVCTRCIRSGMVTKAS, from the coding sequence ATGGCCAAATGCGAAGTATGCGGGAAATCGGTCCTGTTCGGAAACAGCGTAAGCCATTCCAATAAAAAGACCCTGAAAACTTGGAAACCCAACGTCAAGCGGCTGCGCGTGATGGAAAAAGGCCGGGTGATGCGCAAATATGTCTGCACCCGCTGCATACGTTCCGGAATGGTAACGAAGGCGAG